One Gordonia sp. SID5947 genomic region harbors:
- a CDS encoding alpha/beta hydrolase encodes MRSPTSTQQWPPTGRGSWRSRAVNGYLSRVSHPLMTAAGLGGAVPPARLISAMRPGLNRSLAAMSPAPAGTRVAAVRDVFAADDHEGVRGGRVLGEWVSAHAGPAHPSSTDQPIIYYLHGSGYVVCSARTHRGLVARLSRRTGWSAFSLDYRLGPEYVFPAAGDDAIRGYHWLLAAGFRADRIVVAGDSAGGHLAADLLADNHRTGAPQPAGVVMFSPLYDPTFSLAVASQLRGVRDPIIDAVAAQRILRLYTGSADPDHRRMRIALHREMALPPTLIQVGGLEVMGDDARAMHRALRSAGAEVTLQEWPDQGHVFQMFPRFSRESGRALGLAADFMTGLPSAGRTPTSDSRPPRRPA; translated from the coding sequence GTGCGATCGCCCACTTCGACGCAGCAGTGGCCGCCAACCGGACGCGGCTCGTGGCGCTCGCGCGCCGTCAACGGATACCTCTCGCGAGTCTCCCACCCTCTGATGACCGCCGCAGGCCTCGGCGGCGCCGTTCCACCGGCCCGACTGATCAGCGCGATGCGGCCCGGGCTGAACCGGTCACTGGCCGCCATGTCGCCGGCGCCGGCCGGTACCAGGGTGGCGGCGGTGCGGGATGTGTTCGCCGCCGACGACCATGAGGGGGTGCGCGGTGGCCGGGTCCTCGGTGAGTGGGTCAGCGCACACGCCGGCCCCGCCCACCCCTCGAGCACCGACCAACCGATCATCTATTACCTCCACGGCAGCGGATACGTCGTCTGTTCCGCCCGGACCCATCGCGGACTGGTCGCCCGACTCTCCCGCCGTACCGGGTGGTCGGCTTTCAGCCTCGACTACCGTCTCGGCCCCGAATACGTGTTCCCGGCCGCCGGTGACGACGCGATTCGCGGCTATCACTGGCTCCTGGCCGCCGGGTTCCGCGCCGATCGGATCGTCGTGGCCGGCGACTCGGCAGGTGGCCACCTCGCCGCCGATCTGTTGGCGGACAACCATCGAACCGGCGCCCCACAACCGGCCGGGGTGGTGATGTTCTCGCCCCTGTACGATCCGACGTTCTCTCTGGCGGTGGCCAGCCAGCTCCGCGGAGTACGCGATCCGATCATCGATGCCGTTGCAGCACAACGAATCCTGCGCCTCTACACCGGATCTGCCGATCCCGATCACCGACGGATGCGGATCGCGCTGCATCGCGAGATGGCGCTGCCGCCGACGCTGATCCAGGTGGGAGGTCTCGAGGTGATGGGGGACGACGCGCGCGCGATGCACCGCGCACTCCGTTCGGCCGGCGCCGAGGTGACACTGCAGGAGTGGCCCGACCAAGGCCACGTCTTCCAGATGTTCCCGCGGTTCTCCCGCGAGTCGGGCCGAGCACTGGGCCTCGCAGCCGATTTCATGACCGGCCTGCCCAGCGCCGGTCGCACACCGACGTCGGACTCACGGCCCCCGCGTCGCCCTGCGTAG
- a CDS encoding DUF2254 family protein, with protein sequence MAEIATRGRTLLAVDVARLERHAIDWDVRIEVLVSVGDHVPQGVPVVEARGDIADVDPARVRACLLFGDANQPSVSPAAALQAISDIALKAMSSGGNDPTVVVQALDHTEELLLMLAPRVRAAEASAPSAVVTGVRRRWPDYLAVGTDEIRRHSVGQAQVQRRLRALFATLLTACAPSQRAPIQERLVMLDAQARRDWADDLDRELASAADRQGYGSEWGRLHAPAHFHRPATPGELPEDGR encoded by the coding sequence ATGGCGGAGATCGCGACGCGGGGCCGAACACTGCTCGCCGTCGACGTCGCACGGCTCGAGCGTCACGCCATCGACTGGGACGTGCGGATCGAGGTCCTGGTGTCGGTGGGCGACCACGTACCCCAGGGCGTGCCGGTGGTGGAGGCCCGCGGGGACATCGCCGATGTGGACCCGGCGCGCGTACGCGCCTGTCTGCTCTTCGGTGACGCGAATCAACCGTCGGTGAGTCCGGCCGCTGCGCTGCAAGCGATCTCCGACATCGCGCTCAAGGCGATGTCGTCGGGCGGCAACGATCCGACCGTCGTCGTGCAGGCACTCGACCACACCGAGGAACTCCTCCTGATGCTCGCGCCCCGCGTCCGCGCGGCGGAGGCCTCGGCGCCGTCGGCGGTCGTCACCGGCGTACGGAGACGGTGGCCGGATTATCTGGCGGTGGGCACCGACGAGATCCGCAGGCACAGCGTCGGGCAGGCTCAGGTGCAACGCCGTCTCCGGGCGTTGTTCGCGACCCTGCTCACGGCGTGCGCGCCCAGCCAGCGGGCACCGATCCAGGAACGGCTGGTGATGCTCGATGCCCAGGCCCGCCGGGACTGGGCGGACGATCTCGATCGGGAGCTGGCCTCTGCGGCGGATCGCCAAGGCTATGGGTCGGAGTGGGGGCGTTTGCACGCGCCCGCACACTTTCACCGGCCCGCCACGCCGGGAGAGCTGCCGGAGGATGGTCGGTGA
- a CDS encoding response regulator transcription factor, with protein MNLVTVVVVDDHPFFRDGVARGLTQSGRVTVVGEAGDGAEGLEVIRRELPDVAVVDYQMPGMTGVEVAHAVARDRLRTKVLLLSAVTDGPIVFRALEEGAAGYLAKDADRDEIVGAVTRVAKGETVVPPDLAAGLVGEIRIRSQPDAPTLSERERQVLTGFARGLSIPQVAAELYIGASTVKTHTQRLYEKLGVSDRAAAVAEAMRRGLLE; from the coding sequence ATGAACCTGGTGACCGTGGTCGTCGTCGATGATCACCCGTTCTTCCGCGACGGGGTTGCCCGCGGCCTCACTCAGAGCGGGCGCGTGACCGTGGTCGGAGAGGCCGGCGACGGCGCCGAAGGTCTGGAGGTGATCCGCCGGGAACTGCCGGATGTGGCCGTCGTCGACTATCAGATGCCCGGCATGACCGGGGTTGAGGTCGCCCACGCGGTGGCACGCGACAGACTACGGACCAAGGTGCTGTTGCTGTCCGCGGTCACCGACGGCCCGATCGTGTTCCGTGCGTTGGAAGAAGGTGCGGCCGGCTATCTCGCCAAGGATGCCGACCGCGACGAGATCGTCGGCGCGGTGACCCGGGTGGCCAAGGGCGAGACGGTGGTTCCGCCCGATCTCGCGGCCGGTCTCGTCGGTGAGATCCGCATCCGCTCGCAACCGGATGCACCCACGCTCAGCGAGCGCGAACGTCAGGTGCTGACCGGGTTTGCGCGGGGACTCTCGATCCCGCAGGTCGCCGCCGAGCTGTACATCGGGGCGTCGACGGTCAAGACACACACCCAGCGGCTCTACGAGAAGCTGGGCGTCTCCGATCGCGCGGCAGCGGTCGCCGAGGCGATGCGCCGTGGCCTCCTCGAGTAG
- a CDS encoding ATP-binding protein, producing MASSSSPAPLLGPAEFADEQRIDTILVDHALQGIRIQVLLRLLLSVFVLLAVALQPPAYAAGVCIVIAALYVAWCLLGVLLAPRAGMLAIRFAWLTVFVDLVVLVAVTAVASQSDQISWTTDVLVAGFALLPMIAAIGMRPLVCAAVVVPTVAVYFVANAIARVPNGRPWSVILLSTAVIGVLALGAVLLSRLQRSRVVTIGSLAAERSRLLDDVMQIEQRERRDLAEHLHDGALQYVLGARQELAALGDNGRDSESIARIDEALRESARLLRSTLGELHPAVLEQAGLAVALTDLARSVEHRTSLTVTVDTAGWPDDRRTPVDPVLFATARELLTNVVKHARATAVDLTAEADEGMARIVVVDDGVGVDPAQLDRRVAGGHIGLASRRVRLEGQGGTLRVGPHPRGGTVAIAEIPLPRP from the coding sequence GTGGCCTCCTCGAGTAGCCCGGCCCCTCTCCTGGGGCCGGCCGAGTTCGCCGACGAGCAACGTATCGACACGATCCTGGTCGACCACGCGTTGCAGGGCATTCGGATTCAGGTGCTGCTGCGCCTCCTCCTCTCGGTGTTCGTCCTCCTGGCGGTGGCCCTGCAGCCTCCGGCATACGCGGCGGGTGTCTGCATCGTGATCGCCGCACTGTACGTCGCGTGGTGCCTGCTCGGTGTACTCCTCGCGCCGCGCGCCGGCATGCTCGCCATCCGCTTCGCGTGGCTCACCGTGTTCGTCGACCTCGTGGTGCTGGTGGCGGTGACAGCGGTCGCCAGCCAGTCGGACCAGATCAGTTGGACCACAGACGTTCTGGTTGCCGGCTTCGCGCTCCTCCCGATGATCGCGGCCATCGGCATGCGCCCCCTGGTGTGCGCGGCGGTGGTGGTCCCGACCGTCGCGGTCTACTTCGTGGCCAACGCCATCGCCCGTGTGCCCAATGGGCGGCCGTGGTCGGTGATCCTGCTGAGCACCGCGGTGATCGGGGTTCTCGCGCTCGGGGCGGTCCTGCTGTCGCGGCTCCAGCGTTCCCGAGTGGTGACCATCGGCTCCCTGGCCGCCGAACGCAGTCGGCTGCTCGACGACGTGATGCAGATCGAACAGCGTGAACGCCGCGATCTGGCCGAGCATCTGCACGACGGCGCGTTACAGTACGTGCTCGGCGCCAGACAGGAACTCGCCGCGCTCGGCGACAACGGCCGGGACTCCGAGAGCATCGCGCGGATCGACGAGGCGTTGCGCGAGTCGGCGCGACTGCTGCGGTCCACGCTCGGCGAGCTGCATCCGGCCGTCCTCGAACAAGCCGGTCTGGCGGTCGCCCTCACCGACCTCGCCCGGTCCGTCGAACACCGCACGTCCCTCACCGTCACCGTCGACACTGCCGGATGGCCGGACGACCGGCGAACACCGGTGGATCCGGTGCTGTTCGCCACCGCTCGGGAGCTCCTCACCAACGTCGTCAAGCATGCTCGCGCGACCGCGGTGGACCTGACCGCCGAGGCGGACGAAGGTATGGCGCGGATCGTGGTGGTCGATGACGGCGTCGGCGTCGATCCCGCACAGCTCGACCGACGGGTTGCCGGTGGCCATATCGGCCTGGCTTCGCGGCGGGTGCGTCTCGAAGGACAGGGTGGGACGCTGCGCGTCGGGCCGCACCCTCGCGGTGGCACCGTCGCGATCGCGGAGATCCCACTGCCACGGCCGTGA
- a CDS encoding LysR family transcriptional regulator, with protein sequence MNVHHELDWFIVIAETENLTAAGEQAHVSQPTLSRFVARLERDVGVALFDRHGRRLVLNRFGQVYLERARRARVQLDAAHREIDEMRRPARGVVRLAFLHSFGVAMVPGLIRRFRDENPEARFTLTQDAAATVVDRVISGDADLAIVSPRPMRADMAWFAIAEQKLALVVPREHRFADRSAIGLAQAADEEFIVMERGFGMRRIFDELCAAADIAPTIAFESAELSTITGLVGAGLGIGLVPVDEAGVYSRGPEVSLIPLSGESREIGVTWLRSRPLPETAERFRAFVLADTGAVQ encoded by the coding sequence ATGAATGTGCACCACGAACTCGATTGGTTCATCGTCATCGCGGAGACGGAAAACCTGACCGCAGCTGGTGAACAGGCCCACGTCTCCCAGCCGACCCTGTCGCGATTCGTCGCCCGGCTCGAACGTGACGTCGGGGTGGCGTTGTTCGACCGGCACGGTCGGCGTCTCGTTCTGAATCGTTTCGGGCAGGTCTATCTGGAGCGCGCTCGCCGCGCCCGCGTCCAGCTCGATGCCGCCCACCGGGAGATCGACGAGATGCGACGGCCGGCGCGAGGTGTGGTCCGGCTCGCCTTCCTGCATTCGTTCGGTGTCGCGATGGTGCCGGGCCTGATCAGGCGGTTCCGCGACGAGAATCCCGAGGCCCGGTTCACGCTGACCCAAGACGCTGCAGCCACCGTCGTCGACCGCGTGATCAGCGGCGACGCCGATCTCGCGATCGTGTCGCCGCGACCGATGCGCGCCGACATGGCCTGGTTCGCCATCGCCGAACAGAAGCTCGCGCTGGTGGTGCCACGGGAGCACCGATTCGCCGACCGCTCGGCCATCGGACTCGCGCAGGCGGCCGACGAGGAGTTCATCGTGATGGAACGGGGGTTCGGCATGCGCCGCATCTTCGATGAACTGTGCGCGGCCGCCGACATCGCACCGACGATCGCGTTCGAATCGGCGGAACTGTCCACCATCACCGGGCTGGTCGGTGCGGGTCTCGGGATCGGTCTCGTACCCGTCGACGAGGCGGGCGTGTACAGCCGGGGCCCGGAGGTCTCGCTGATCCCGTTGTCGGGCGAATCGCGCGAGATCGGGGTGACCTGGTTGAGGTCGCGACCCCTCCCGGAGACGGCAGAGCGTTTCCGCGCATTCGTACTCGCGGATACGGGGGCTGTGCAGTAG
- a CDS encoding MFS transporter, producing MTSTTTTSPPTTRHKLGSPGYRRATTALFAAGMTTFMALYYVQALLPQLSDHFGVSPTTSALAVSLTTGFLAVAIIPASVLSERYGRVRVMVISALAASIIGVVLPWSPTIEVLLVGRALQGALCAGVPAVAMAYLAEEVDGASLGTAMGRYVAGTTIGGLTGRLVPGIAADLVSWQWALEAACLVSLGFALVFWRTVPASRFFSPQGVSPKITARHLMAHLRDPRLLPLFVLAFVLMGGFVTVYNFLGYRLLRPPFDLSEAVVATVFLMYLAGTFSSTYAGRLSDRLGRRGVLIASVGTMLGGLALTVPDTLPLVLVGMLLFTAGFFAAHSVASGWVSARATEHRAEASSLYLFHYYLGSSVVGALGGLAFSAFGWAGVAGYVGVLVAVGLALTVLSRR from the coding sequence ATGACCTCGACGACGACCACCTCACCGCCGACCACCCGGCACAAACTGGGCTCGCCTGGCTATCGTCGCGCCACCACCGCATTGTTCGCGGCAGGTATGACGACATTCATGGCCCTGTACTACGTGCAGGCCCTGTTGCCGCAACTCTCCGACCACTTCGGCGTCTCCCCCACCACCTCTGCGCTCGCGGTCTCGCTGACCACCGGATTCCTCGCGGTCGCGATCATCCCGGCAAGCGTGCTGTCCGAGCGGTATGGACGGGTCCGGGTGATGGTGATCTCCGCACTCGCCGCCTCGATCATCGGTGTCGTGCTCCCCTGGTCGCCGACGATCGAGGTCCTGCTCGTCGGCCGCGCCTTACAGGGCGCGCTGTGCGCCGGCGTCCCGGCGGTCGCGATGGCCTATCTCGCCGAGGAGGTCGACGGCGCGTCGCTGGGCACCGCGATGGGTCGCTATGTCGCGGGCACCACGATCGGCGGCCTCACGGGCCGCCTCGTCCCCGGTATCGCGGCGGATCTGGTGTCCTGGCAGTGGGCACTGGAGGCGGCGTGTCTGGTCTCGCTGGGATTTGCGCTCGTGTTCTGGCGGACAGTTCCCGCATCGCGGTTCTTCAGCCCTCAAGGCGTCTCACCCAAGATCACTGCACGCCATCTGATGGCCCACCTGCGTGACCCACGGTTGCTGCCGCTGTTCGTCCTCGCCTTCGTCCTGATGGGCGGTTTCGTAACCGTCTACAACTTCCTCGGTTACCGCTTGCTGCGTCCCCCGTTCGACCTGAGCGAGGCCGTGGTCGCGACCGTGTTCCTCATGTACCTGGCCGGCACGTTCTCGTCGACCTACGCGGGACGGCTGTCGGACCGCTTGGGTCGGCGAGGCGTGCTCATCGCATCGGTCGGCACGATGCTCGGAGGGCTGGCGCTGACCGTGCCCGACACCCTTCCCCTGGTGCTGGTCGGCATGCTCCTGTTCACCGCCGGGTTCTTCGCCGCGCACTCGGTGGCCAGTGGGTGGGTGTCCGCACGTGCCACCGAGCACCGCGCGGAGGCCTCGTCGCTCTATCTCTTCCACTACTACCTGGGCAGTTCGGTGGTCGGAGCGCTCGGCGGACTGGCCTTCTCGGCGTTCGGTTGGGCCGGGGTCGCGGGCTACGTCGGAGTGCTCGTCGCGGTGGGTCTTGCGCTCACGGTGCTGTCGAGGCGCTGA
- a CDS encoding helix-turn-helix transcriptional regulator: MSLRHALLALLTAGPLTGYDAAKRFGGSVGHVWHAPDSQIYPELKRMERDGLVAGEEVRWGPRSTKTQYSVTDDGIEAFRAWMNTPLGHAPVRDAHHMQAAYFEWAEPDAAREILRRHICYHTEQVELLTEVRDGITAGTDPAIVRRLDRYPASEHARIIAYKAHTYEGMISRAQAEIDWAHKGLELIERLEGT, translated from the coding sequence ATGAGCCTTCGTCACGCGCTGCTCGCCCTGCTCACCGCGGGGCCCCTGACCGGCTATGACGCCGCGAAGCGATTCGGCGGCTCGGTGGGCCACGTCTGGCACGCCCCGGATTCGCAGATCTATCCCGAGTTGAAACGCATGGAGCGGGACGGGCTGGTCGCGGGCGAAGAGGTCCGGTGGGGCCCGCGCAGCACCAAGACCCAGTACAGCGTCACCGACGACGGGATCGAGGCATTCCGTGCGTGGATGAACACACCCCTCGGTCACGCTCCGGTGCGCGATGCCCACCACATGCAGGCGGCCTATTTCGAGTGGGCCGAACCCGATGCCGCGCGCGAGATCCTGCGACGGCACATCTGCTACCACACCGAGCAGGTCGAGCTGCTCACAGAGGTGCGCGACGGGATCACGGCCGGCACGGACCCGGCCATCGTGCGCAGACTCGACAGGTATCCCGCGAGCGAGCACGCCCGGATCATCGCCTACAAAGCACACACCTACGAGGGCATGATCAGCCGCGCGCAGGCTGAAATCGACTGGGCGCACAAGGGTCTCGAGCTCATCGAGCGGCTTGAGGGCACCTGA
- a CDS encoding aromatic ring-hydroxylating dioxygenase subunit alpha, with the protein MTDLGPGGATATNMDFPVNAWYVAAWDHELSTATPVARTVAGKAMALYLTSEGRPVALADACWHRLAPLSMGTRVGTDELQCPYHGLRYNSAGRCTHMPAQETINPSAMVASYPVEKRHRFFWVWPGDPTLADPALIPDMFQMDSPDWAGDGRTIEVEANYQLVLDNLMDLTHEEFVHASSIGQDELSDSGFSVTHDERTVTVSRWMYDIDAPPFWLKNMRDKFPGFEGKVDRWQIIEFQAPGTIRIDVGVAKAGTGAPEGDRGQGVNGFVMNTMTPVDRKTSLYFWAFMRNYCLDSQLITTQLRDGVHRVFGEDELMLTAQQKAIEAHPDHEFYNLNIDAGGMWVRRIIQRMIEAERSDSPSDISSLAAQVVN; encoded by the coding sequence ATGACCGACCTCGGACCGGGTGGCGCGACCGCCACCAACATGGACTTCCCCGTGAACGCCTGGTACGTCGCGGCGTGGGATCACGAACTCTCCACCGCGACACCGGTGGCACGCACCGTCGCGGGCAAGGCGATGGCGCTGTACCTCACTTCCGAAGGACGGCCGGTGGCATTGGCCGACGCATGCTGGCACCGGCTGGCCCCGCTGTCGATGGGGACGCGGGTCGGCACCGACGAGCTGCAATGCCCATATCACGGTCTCCGGTACAACTCGGCCGGGCGCTGCACCCACATGCCGGCGCAGGAGACGATCAATCCCTCCGCGATGGTGGCCTCCTACCCCGTCGAGAAGCGGCATCGGTTCTTCTGGGTGTGGCCGGGCGATCCCACGCTCGCAGACCCCGCCCTGATCCCGGACATGTTCCAGATGGATTCACCCGACTGGGCCGGCGACGGACGCACCATCGAGGTGGAAGCCAATTACCAACTGGTGCTCGACAATCTGATGGATCTGACCCACGAGGAGTTCGTCCACGCCTCCTCGATCGGTCAGGACGAACTCAGCGACTCGGGCTTCTCCGTCACTCACGACGAACGGACCGTCACGGTGAGCCGGTGGATGTACGACATCGACGCTCCGCCGTTCTGGCTCAAGAACATGCGTGACAAGTTCCCGGGCTTCGAGGGCAAGGTCGACCGTTGGCAGATCATCGAGTTCCAGGCGCCCGGGACCATCCGCATCGATGTCGGCGTCGCCAAGGCCGGCACCGGTGCTCCCGAAGGCGACCGGGGTCAGGGCGTCAACGGGTTCGTGATGAACACGATGACACCGGTCGACAGGAAGACCTCGCTGTACTTCTGGGCCTTCATGCGCAACTACTGCCTCGACAGCCAGCTGATCACCACCCAGCTCCGTGACGGCGTCCACCGGGTCTTCGGTGAGGACGAGTTGATGCTGACGGCGCAGCAGAAGGCGATCGAGGCGCACCCCGACCACGAGTTCTACAACCTCAACATCGACGCCGGTGGGATGTGGGTGCGTCGCATCATCCAGCGGATGATCGAGGCCGAGCGGTCCGACTCCCCCTCCGACATCAGTTCTCTCGCCGCGCAAGTTGTGAACTGA
- a CDS encoding PDR/VanB family oxidoreductase produces MADNKISWQRGRVTSVGAAADGIAEIVIATEQAQRAAPGAHVDVRIDDGDIRSYSIVSGGTDGRSVTLGVRLSPTSRGGSQFMHSLRPGDEIDLTAPIQNFPLRVGAPRYVLVAGGIGITAMAAMAAVLRRVGADYRFVYVGRRRADMAFLTDLVATHGDRLEVHVDDEGQGLDVPSLVGEVETDTEMYMCGPIRLMDAVRRAWLDRELPLPNLRYETFGNSGWFEAEDFVVSIPRLDVTTSVGKGDSLLDALERAGVDMMFDCRKGECGLCQVDVIDTDGTIDHRDVFFSEKQKAQSDKLCSCVSRVVHPRGGGRLVLDVP; encoded by the coding sequence ATGGCGGACAACAAGATCAGCTGGCAGCGCGGTCGCGTCACCTCCGTCGGCGCCGCTGCCGACGGGATCGCCGAGATAGTGATCGCGACCGAACAGGCCCAACGTGCCGCCCCCGGCGCGCACGTCGACGTCCGCATCGACGATGGAGACATCCGCTCGTACTCCATCGTCTCCGGCGGAACGGACGGCCGGAGTGTCACGCTCGGCGTGCGCCTGTCCCCGACGTCGCGTGGTGGATCGCAGTTCATGCACTCATTGCGGCCGGGCGACGAGATCGACCTGACCGCACCGATCCAGAACTTCCCGCTCCGCGTCGGCGCACCTCGCTACGTCTTGGTCGCCGGCGGCATCGGGATCACCGCGATGGCGGCGATGGCCGCGGTCCTCCGCCGGGTCGGCGCCGACTACCGCTTCGTATACGTCGGACGCCGTCGGGCCGACATGGCCTTCCTCACCGATCTCGTCGCCACGCACGGCGACCGCCTGGAGGTGCACGTCGACGACGAAGGTCAGGGGCTCGACGTCCCGTCGCTGGTCGGCGAGGTGGAGACCGACACCGAGATGTACATGTGCGGACCGATCCGGCTGATGGACGCGGTACGACGCGCCTGGCTCGACCGTGAACTGCCTCTGCCGAACCTTCGCTACGAAACGTTCGGCAACAGCGGCTGGTTCGAGGCCGAGGACTTCGTGGTGAGCATCCCCCGTCTGGATGTGACGACGTCGGTCGGAAAGGGCGACTCACTCCTCGACGCCCTCGAGCGGGCGGGCGTGGACATGATGTTCGACTGCCGCAAGGGCGAATGCGGCCTGTGCCAGGTCGACGTGATCGACACCGACGGCACCATCGACCATCGAGATGTGTTCTTCAGCGAGAAGCAGAAAGCACAATCAGACAAGCTGTGCAGCTGCGTTTCGCGGGTGGTGCATCCGCGCGGCGGCGGCAGGCTCGTCCTGGATGTGCCGTGA
- a CDS encoding HNH endonuclease signature motif containing protein produces MQSSAPALAQMADDEQHSATELVEVLHHTTAVRAAADYRMLQAASLIHDEREQDHLVRLAAELGEQSTSLANLERLAQRAAAGDNPRARFGPTGLEAAIAEVGAALTVPPARAREFIEAGSVLRHQLPFVGATLGTGRIDLHRFLAVVRRTALCTPEKLDLLDKIIAADIETREPMSMTRFLAMIDKHIATHDPAATRRRRELVDSDRNISVRPDRHTPGQSRIGGSLPAEHAAAIDARLTAMAVGVHGDDPRTAAQRRADALVALANGAGALDCRCETCTPSPDGADIDPADVDSTDVDSTDSDPADSGTGVDVVPADSPCAPRATFHIVVNLSSLLGLDDDPAFLDGQGILDADTARRLVAEARRRYVRPDVVAEPQSIDRYAPSKKLADQVRSGELCCSFPGCNNSAFHADVDHDIPFAQGGRTDPRNLKPLCRFHHRIKTFAAGWRDYHDPLGEVFFQSPTGHTYLGNAFTGHDLFASVTRTTRPPDDPARQRIDTLRTRRATSIKRADKRAMDRWNAENPPPF; encoded by the coding sequence ATGCAATCGAGCGCACCGGCGTTGGCCCAGATGGCCGACGATGAGCAGCACTCGGCCACCGAGTTGGTCGAGGTGCTCCATCACACCACCGCGGTGCGCGCAGCCGCCGACTACCGGATGTTGCAGGCCGCCAGTCTCATCCACGACGAACGTGAACAAGACCACCTTGTACGCCTGGCCGCCGAATTGGGTGAGCAGTCGACATCGCTGGCCAACCTCGAACGCCTCGCCCAGCGCGCGGCCGCCGGCGACAACCCACGCGCCCGCTTCGGCCCCACCGGCCTCGAGGCCGCCATCGCCGAAGTCGGTGCCGCGCTGACCGTACCCCCGGCCCGCGCGCGGGAGTTCATCGAAGCCGGCAGCGTGCTGCGCCACCAGTTGCCGTTCGTCGGTGCCACCCTGGGCACCGGGCGCATCGATCTGCACCGCTTTCTCGCAGTGGTGCGTCGCACCGCCCTGTGCACCCCCGAGAAGCTCGACCTGCTCGACAAGATCATCGCCGCCGACATCGAGACCCGCGAACCGATGTCGATGACCCGCTTCCTGGCCATGATCGACAAACACATAGCCACCCACGATCCTGCCGCCACTCGCCGGCGCCGCGAACTCGTCGATTCCGACCGCAACATCAGCGTGCGGCCCGACCGCCACACCCCCGGCCAGTCCCGCATCGGGGGGTCGCTGCCCGCCGAACACGCCGCAGCCATCGACGCCCGCCTGACCGCGATGGCCGTCGGCGTGCACGGCGACGATCCCCGCACCGCTGCGCAACGCCGCGCTGATGCGCTGGTCGCGCTGGCCAATGGTGCCGGCGCCCTCGACTGCCGGTGCGAAACCTGTACCCCCAGCCCCGACGGCGCTGACATCGACCCGGCCGACGTGGATTCCACCGACGTGGATTCCACTGACAGCGATCCCGCCGACAGCGGCACCGGCGTCGATGTAGTACCCGCCGACTCGCCGTGTGCTCCGCGCGCGACTTTCCACATCGTCGTCAATCTGAGCAGCCTGCTCGGCCTCGACGACGACCCGGCCTTCCTCGACGGCCAGGGCATCCTCGATGCCGACACCGCCCGCCGCCTCGTCGCCGAGGCGCGACGCAGGTACGTCCGGCCAGACGTCGTCGCCGAGCCGCAGTCCATCGACCGCTACGCGCCGAGCAAGAAGCTCGCCGACCAGGTCCGGTCGGGCGAGTTGTGCTGCAGCTTTCCCGGCTGCAACAACAGCGCCTTCCACGCCGACGTCGACCACGACATCCCGTTCGCCCAGGGCGGTCGCACAGATCCGCGAAACCTCAAGCCGCTGTGTCGTTTTCACCATCGCATCAAGACCTTCGCGGCGGGCTGGCGCGACTACCACGACCCCCTCGGTGAGGTGTTCTTCCAGTCGCCCACCGGCCACACCTACCTGGGCAACGCTTTCACCGGCCACGACCTGTTCGCATCCGTCACGCGCACCACTCGACCACCGGATGATCCCGCACGACAACGCATAGACACCCTCCGCACCCGACGTGCGACGTCGATCAAACGTGCCGACAAACGGGCGATGGACCGGTGGAACGCGGAGAATCCGCCACCTTTCTGA